The following are encoded together in the Pygocentrus nattereri isolate fPygNat1 chromosome 3, fPygNat1.pri, whole genome shotgun sequence genome:
- the cacng6b gene encoding voltage-dependent calcium channel gamma-6 subunit: protein MWSNFFMQQEEEGRMGVASAGGVGGVGGRGGKRPKPARMSESQEGKIKLAFFVAIVGVVLTVLGLGTEFWVELSQPKHFQNPQTCKMVHYGLWKSCIRTLWVMDVDPERESCGPAELPGESNCTYFKFYTTGENAVIFQKTTDKNLSLATAMLAVFGLFLMVMGSVCITMSLTKRVPFLLKPAAVCFLVSGVLILLSIIIFHQSVLSLLASDHTIPLHYELSWSVACVGSAGAILILGGVLFLLLSFPFSLLEKCTAQHRNSNT, encoded by the exons ATGTGGTCTAACTTCTTCATGCAACAGGAGGAGGAGGGACGGATGGGCGTGGCCTCTGCAGGCGGGGTGGGGGGCGTGGGGGGCCGCGGGGGTAAGAGGCCCAAGCCGGCTCGCATGAGCGAGAGCCAGGAGGGGAAGATAAAGCTGGCGTTTTTCGTTGCAATCGTGGGCGTGGTCCTCACCGTGCTGGGCTTGGGGACAGAGTTCTGGGTGGAGCTTTCACAGCCCAAACACTTCCAGAACCCACAGACCTGCAAGATGGTCCATTACGGCCTGTGGAAGAGCTGCATCAGGACACTGTGGGTGATGGACGTCGACCCGGAGAGGGAGAGCTGTGGACCAGCGGAGCTGCCCGGAG aaTCCAACTGCACGTATTTCAAGTTCTACACCACAGGAGAAAATGctgtcatttttcagaaaacaacagATAAAA ACCTCAGTTTAGCCACGGCGATGCTGGCCGTGTTCGGCCTGTTCCTAATGGTGATGGGCTCCGTGTGCATCACCATGTCTCTCACTAAGAGGGTGCCCTTCCTCCTCAAGCCCGCCGCCGTCTGCTTCCTCGTCTCAG GTGTCCTGATTCTACTGTCCATCATAATCTTCCACCAATCGGTGCTGTCGTTGTTGGCGAGTGACCACACAATCCCGCTGCACTACGAGCTGTCCTGGTCAGTGGCGTGCGTAGGCTCAGCCGGGGCCATCCTCATTTTGGGCGGCGTCCTCTTCTTGCTGCTGTCTTTTCCCTTCAGTCTCCTGGAGAAATGCACGGCACAACACAGAAACAGCAACACCTAG